A single region of the Kwoniella botswanensis chromosome 1, complete sequence genome encodes:
- a CDS encoding chlorophyll synthesis pathway protein BchC, with translation MSNVPSEMSALYYHEARNFEVKKVPVPTIDDNEILLKVDICGVCGTDQHIHEGEFISKFPLIPGHEAVGKVVAMGKNVKGFEVGDRVAADVGETCGWCHYCRKGDELFCEHFSPAGVARDGGFADYIKYHFAKCYKIKNLSDEEATLLEPASCAIHGMDKLKMPFGSKVLLIGAGPTGLILAQLMKLGGAAHITIAANKGIKMDIARKVEAADAYIDLDRKDAAAQWAKIKEENPYGFDVVAECTGVESIVNDAINYVTRGGTLLVYGVYEDKARLPSWSPTDIFVNEKRIIGSFSQTYCFPRAIELLDSGKIKTTGMVTDVFDLKDYQKALDKMATRQALKIAIKP, from the exons atgTCCAACGTCCCATCTGAAATGAGTGCTTTGTACTACCACGAA GCTAGAAACTTCGAGGTCAAGAAGGTACCTGTACCTACCATCGATGACAATGAGATCCTCctcaaag TCGACATCTGTGGTGTTTGCGGTACCGAC CAACACATCCACGAAGGTGAATTCATCTCCAAATTCCCTTTGATCCCAGGACACGAAGCTGTCGGCAAAGTCGTCGCTATGGGTAAGAACGTCAAAGGATTTGAAGTTGGTGATCGAGTCGCTGCCGATGTAGGAGAGACCTGTGGATGGTGTCATTACTGTCGAAAAGGTGATGAACTGTTCTGTGAACATTTCAGTCCTGCTGGTGTTGCTAGAGATGGTGGTTTTGCCGATTACATCAAATA CCACTTTGCCAAATGTTACAAGATCAAGAACCTCTCTGACGAAGAGGCTACCCTCCTCGAACCCGCTTCATGTGCCATCCACGGTATGGACAAGCTCAAGATGCCCTTCGGTTCAAAGGTCCTCTTGATCGGTGCTGGTCCAACCGGTTTGATCTTGGCTCAGTTGATGAAACTTGGTGGTGCCGCTCATATCACCATTGCCGCTAACAAGG GTATCAAGATGGACATTGCTCGAAAAGTCGAAGCTGCCGATGCTTACATCGATCTCGACCGAAAGGACGCTGCCGCCCAATGGgcgaagatcaaggaggagAACCCCTACGGTTTCGATGTCGTTGCTGAATGTACCGGTGTTGAATCGATCGTTAACGATGCTATCAACTACGTTACTCGAGGTGGTACTCTTTTGGTGTACGGTGTGTACGAAGATAAAGCCAGATTACCTTCTTGGTCACCTACCGATATCTTCGTCAACGAAAAGAGAATCATCGGTTCTTTCTCCCAAACATACTGTTTCCCTCGAGCTATTGAGCTCTTGGATTCAGGTAAAATCAAAACTACCGGTATGGTCACGGATGTCTTTGATTTGAAAGATTACCAAAAAGCTCTTGATAAGATGGCTAC TCGACAAGCCCTCAAGATCGCCATCAAACCTTAA
- a CDS encoding calmodulin encodes MAEQLTKEFKEAFSLFDKDGDGTITTKELGTVMRSLGQNPTQAELEDMINEVDADGNNSIDFAEFMTLMARKMHDTDSEDEIREAFKVFDKNNDGHISAAELKHVMTNLGEKLSDAEISEMIREADKDGDGMIDYNEFVTMMMAK; translated from the exons ATGGCTGAGCAATTA ACAAAAG AATTCAAGGAGgctttctctcttttcgaCAAAG atggagatggaaccatcaccaccaaagaGCTCGGGACCGTCATGAGATCTCTCGGTCAAAACCCTACTCAGGCTGAGCTTGAGGATATGATcaatgag GTCGACGCCGACGGAAACAACTCTATCGACTTTGCCGAATTCATGACTCTTATGGCTAGAAAGATGCACGACACTGATTCCGAAGACGAGATCAGAGAAGCCTTCAAG GTCTTCGACAAGAACAACGACGGTCACATTTCCGCCGCTGAATTGAAACACGTCATGA CCAACCTCGGTGAGAAACTCTCGGATGCTGAAATCAGTGAAATGATCAGAGAAGCAGACAAGGacg GTGACGGTATGATCGATTACAACGAATTCGTAACAATGATGATGGCCAAA TAA
- a CDS encoding sorting nexin-4, which yields MSSQPIDEDGFHSIAWDDAPPSRAVLSPSSPFDEDVGEGFETISQPTSESQDGGAGAASTSTATVTGSRRDRQGSVEVDPGEWNGRWMSIEVREPVKEHEGSKDMYVSYAVKTQTNLSTFPNKLVVVRRRFQDFEFLREHLVKNFPACVVPPIPDKHRLEYIKGDRFGPEFIERRRLDLQRFADRIARHPTLQRSQLVNDFLQSTEWTVAKHHHISHPPPESHISLMDSLSDKFINAFSNVRKPDGRFVEMLEDLERFEEGLVSVERLVGRGKTRVDDLSTDYQDMAAAYQGLGYLESGITEPLNRFAEKMLDFSALLKHMNQSTVEPFLIQSHSLLAYANSHRNVIKLRDQKQLDFEELSAYLSAVVSERDRLAALNSGHSAAPVGLGTYLRDQVDKLRGTDDIHTRRERIRKLDGRIKELQDAVTTAHETSTAFSDEVLKEHKVFELSKKEEMKEILQTYADGQVEMLQRAMDDWDRVIPLLQRIRVDV from the exons ATGTCATCCCAACCAATCGACGAAGACGGCTTCCACTCTATCGCATGGGACGATGCCCCGCCCTCTCGAGCCGTcctctcaccttcatcgCCATTCGACGAAGACGTCGGAGAAGGGTTCGAAACGATCTCTCAACCCACTTCTGAGTCTCAGGATGGCGGAGCAGGAGCGGCCAGTACGTCCACGGCGACGGTCACGGGCAGTAGAAGAGACAGACAGGGGTCCGTAGAGGTTGATCCGGGGGAATGGAATGGTAGATGGATGAGTATAGAGGTTAGAGAACCGGTGAAAGAACATGAAGGAAGTAAGGATATGTATGTGTCATATGCTGTCAAAACTCAG ACGAACCTTTCCACCTTCCCGAATAAGCTAGTCGTGGTGAGAAGGCGATTCCAAGATTTCGAATTCCTAAGAGAACATCTGGTGAAGAACTTTCCAGCTTGTGTGGTCCCACCTATTCCAGACAAACATCGTTTAG AATATATCAAGGGGGATCGGTTTGGACCAGAATTCATCGAGAGGAGACGATTAGA TCTCCAACGCTTCGCCGATCGAATAGCCAGACACCCAACGTTACAGCGAAGTCAGCTAGTCAATGATTTCTTACAAAGCACAGAATGG ACCGTCGCGAAACACCATCACATCTCCCATCCCCCTCCAGAATCACATATATCCCTGATGGATTCCCTATCCGATAAATTTATCAACGCATTTTCCAATGTGCGTAAACCCGATGGAAGGTTTGTCGAGATGCTAGAAGATCTGGAAAGATTTGAGGAGGGCTTGGTATCTGTCGAGCGACTCGTCGGGAGAGGTAAAACCAGGGTTGATG ACTTGTCAACGGATTATCAAGATATGGCAGCTGCGTATCAAGGTTTAGGATACCTCGAATCAGGTATAACAGAACCGTTAAATAGGTTCGcagagaagatgttggattTTTCAGCTTTGTTGAAACATATG AACCAATCGACTGTCGAACCATTTTTGATCCAATCGCATTCGCTGTTAGCATATGCCAACTCCCATCGGAACGTTATCAAACTTCGTGATCAGAAACAACTCGATTTCGAAGAACTTTCAGCTTACTTATCCGCCGTCGTATCTGAAAGAGACAGATTGGCAGCTTTGAATTCTGGTCATTCGGCTGCTCCCGTTGGATTGGGTACCTACCTCAGAGATCAGGTGGATAAGCTTAGAGGAACCGATGATATACATAcgaggagggagaggataAGGAAATTGGATGGAAGGATCaaagag TTGCAAGACGCAGTGACCACAGCGCATGAAACGTCAACTGCATTCTCTGATGAAGTTCTGAAAGAGCACAAGGTATTTGAACTatccaagaaagaagagatgaaagagattTTGCAGACTTATGCAGACGGTCAGGTAGAGATGTTACAGCGTGCAATGGATGATTGGGATAGG GTCATCCCTCTTTTACAGAGAATAAGAGTTGATGTATAG